The Comamonas endophytica sequence CGGGCGTGGCGGGTTCGGCCTTGGGTGGCGTGGTCGGGGTGGGTTCAGGCTCTGATGCGGGAGCCGGCGCGGACGCGGACGCAGAAGCCTTGGCCAGATCGGCCGCGGACTGCATGGCATTGCGCGTGAATTCAGTGGCCATCTGGGCGCCCGCTTCCATGGCTTTCTGGTTCGCAGGCTCCTGCATGGCCTGGGTTGCGATCTGCTGGAACTGCTGGGTCAAGGCGCCCCACCATTGCAGGGGATCGACGGCGCCATTGGCGGCGGTAGCCTCGGCTGCCGAAGCGGACGCAGGAGGCGCAGTGGCGGGTGCAGGAGGTGGCGCGGAAGGCGATGGTGCGGAGGCAGGAGCCGATGCTGCACCCGCCTCGGGCATCTTGAAAGCCGAAGCCTTGGCCCATTCGCTGATGCCGCCCTGCATGCTCTGCAGCGCCGCCAGGGTCATCTTCTGCACCTCGAGCGCCTGGATGGTGGCCGTCAGCGCCCGGCCGTTCTGCTCGAGCCAGAACTGCACCGCGCGCAGCTCCTGGATGCGCTTGTCGATGTCCTCGACGCTCATGGTGGGCGCCACCCAGGTCGGCGGCGTTCCGGCGCCGGCCCCTGCCGCGGCACCGGCCGCCGCGCCCTGCGACAGGCTCTGCAGGAAGTCGAAGCCGGGAATGAATTTGCCAAAGCCAAAAGGATCGGTACTGCCGGTGTTGCTCATTGCCTACCTCTTTGGAAAATGGAGGACATCAGGCAGCACCCCGGAAGACCGCAAGCGCGCCACTGCAGGCTACTGTACCAGCGGCTGGCGTACCAGCGGCTGGCGTACCCGCGGCTGCCGCCAGCAGCCCGGTGACACGCCCTTTGGCTCTCAGTGCGCGTGGCCGTGCCCGTGGGCCGCGGCCGGGCTTGCCCCTGCCGGCGCCGAGGTTGCCACCGGCAGCCGCAGATGCAGGCGCGACAGCTCGCCCTTGGCATCCCTGAACTCCAGCGTGACCGGCACCTCGCTGCCATTGATCAACGGCGCCTTGAGCTGCTGCAGCATCAAGTGGTGGCCGCCCGACTTGAGCTCGACGGTCTTGCCCGCGGGCAGCGCCAGCGCGTCGATGGGGCGCATGCGCATCACGTCGCCTTCCATCTTCATTTCATGCAGTTCGGCGACTTCGGCAGCGGGCGAGCGCACGCCCACCAGGGTCATGGCCTCCTTGGCCTTCAGGCGCATGAATCCGCCCGTGCCCTGCTGGCCGGGCACGGTGGCGCGCACCCAGGCGCCCTCGACTTCGACATGCGCGGCCTC is a genomic window containing:
- a CDS encoding PhaM family polyhydroxyalkanoate granule multifunctional regulatory protein, giving the protein MSNTGSTDPFGFGKFIPGFDFLQSLSQGAAAGAAAGAGAGTPPTWVAPTMSVEDIDKRIQELRAVQFWLEQNGRALTATIQALEVQKMTLAALQSMQGGISEWAKASAFKMPEAGAASAPASAPSPSAPPPAPATAPPASASAAEATAANGAVDPLQWWGALTQQFQQIATQAMQEPANQKAMEAGAQMATEFTRNAMQSAADLAKASASASAPAPASEPEPTPTTPPKAEPATPAAKAARKTPRRAS
- a CDS encoding copper chaperone PCu(A)C codes for the protein MKHNRWISPFLVAAALTAGNAIAHPEAAHVEVEGAWVRATVPGQQGTGGFMRLKAKEAMTLVGVRSPAAEVAELHEMKMEGDVMRMRPIDALALPAGKTVELKSGGHHLMLQQLKAPLINGSEVPVTLEFRDAKGELSRLHLRLPVATSAPAGASPAAAHGHGHAH